One Kallotenue papyrolyticum genomic window carries:
- a CDS encoding RHS repeat-associated core domain-containing protein: MRRQEFDPWGSLRSGGISQTALNDTDQRRDSTGLLYYHARYNDPVLARFISADSVVPGAPDGSMDGVALKPLTVDFHETGFVTGLNAENSQGFWFQLTQAQRQEANAPWGPQNPQALNRYAYVQNNPLRYTDPSGHSVYLSQAQAETVAQMIDALITHYRTGESLAKLLHAIAGVADVIDTPVGIFLHQLIEAAGMLNEMIVTDLDNLRKMIRAANTSADGVAIATQKVSGELFARVAVLDRRTGNMFQTQLSLPTYYGYIPYDWELGFAHGNWREGHWWFAGDVPYQPPLAAPCFNMCG; this comes from the coding sequence GTGCGTCGCCAGGAGTTCGACCCGTGGGGCAGTCTGCGCAGCGGCGGCATCAGCCAGACCGCGCTCAACGACACCGACCAGCGGCGTGACAGCACCGGTTTGTTGTACTATCATGCGCGCTATAACGATCCGGTGCTGGCGAGATTCATCTCCGCTGACTCCGTGGTGCCGGGTGCGCCGGATGGCTCGATGGATGGCGTGGCGTTGAAGCCGCTCACGGTGGACTTCCACGAAACCGGCTTTGTGACGGGACTCAACGCCGAGAACAGCCAGGGCTTCTGGTTCCAGTTGACGCAGGCGCAACGACAGGAGGCGAACGCGCCGTGGGGACCACAAAATCCGCAGGCCCTCAATCGCTATGCCTATGTCCAGAATAATCCCCTGCGGTATACCGATCCAAGTGGGCATAGTGTGTATCTTTCTCAAGCTCAAGCAGAGACGGTCGCGCAAATGATTGATGCCCTCATTACCCACTACAGAACAGGTGAGTCGCTTGCGAAGCTGTTGCATGCTATTGCTGGCGTTGCTGATGTCATAGATACACCTGTTGGCATATTTTTGCATCAATTGATCGAAGCTGCTGGTATGCTTAATGAAATGATCGTTACCGACCTAGATAACCTGCGGAAGATGATCCGCGCCGCAAACACATCAGCGGACGGTGTAGCAATTGCAACACAAAAGGTGTCTGGTGAACTATTTGCCAGAGTAGCCGTCCTAGACCGCAGAACTGGCAATATGTTCCAAACACAATTGTCACTCCCGACCTACTATGGATACATCCCGTATGATTGGGAATTAGGTTTTGCTCATGGGAATTGGAGGGAGGGTCATTGGTGGTTTGCTGGTGATGTTCCGTATCAACCTCCCCTCGCAGCACCTTGCTTCAACATGTGTGGTTAA